A stretch of the Thermoleophilaceae bacterium genome encodes the following:
- a CDS encoding phosphoribosylanthranilate isomerase: MTSIKICGISRSEDARLAVECGAWAIGLVFWPHSPRRCELDAAQEIAAELRREVEIVGVFSDATLDDVTAVAEVVPLSILQLHGHEGPAYCREAARRTGAKVMKAARVRDQAGIRALEPFHTELHLLDAHSPHAPGGTGEQFDWGLAAHHPRNVPVVLSGGLTPESVGEGIAAVRPFAVDTASGTEAEPGRKDEAKVRAFFRAVAAADEKAAAA; this comes from the coding sequence ATGACCAGCATCAAGATCTGCGGCATCAGCCGTTCCGAGGACGCCCGACTGGCGGTCGAGTGCGGCGCCTGGGCCATCGGCCTGGTCTTCTGGCCTCACAGCCCGCGCCGCTGCGAGCTCGACGCGGCGCAGGAGATCGCGGCCGAGCTGCGGCGGGAGGTGGAGATCGTGGGCGTGTTCAGCGACGCCACGCTGGACGACGTGACCGCTGTCGCCGAGGTCGTGCCGCTGTCGATCCTCCAGCTCCACGGGCACGAGGGCCCCGCCTACTGCCGTGAGGCCGCTCGTCGCACCGGCGCGAAGGTGATGAAGGCCGCGCGCGTGCGCGATCAGGCCGGCATACGCGCGCTAGAGCCCTTCCACACCGAGCTCCACCTGCTCGACGCCCACTCGCCGCACGCCCCCGGCGGCACGGGCGAGCAGTTCGACTGGGGGCTCGCCGCCCATCATCCGCGCAACGTGCCGGTTGTGCTCTCCGGCGGGCTCACCCCCGAGAGCGTGGGGGAGGGAATCGCGGCCGTGCGCCCGTTCGCGGTGGACACGGCCAGCGGCACCGAGGCAGAGCCAGGCCGCAAGGACGAGGCGAAGGTGCGGGCCTTCTTCCGGGCGGTCGCCGCCGCCGACGAGAAGGCCGCGGCCGCATGA
- the trpB gene encoding tryptophan synthase subunit beta, whose protein sequence is MTVGVEERFGPYGGRYVPETLIPALDELARAWVEAKADPGYRAELEGLARDYVGRPTPLYLAERLSEAAGRTTYLKREDLNHTGSHKINNAVGQVLLARRMGKRRIIAETGAGQHGVATATACALFDTECVVYMGTEDMRRQKPNVERMRLLGAEVSGVDAGARTLKEAVSAAIRDWVANVGDTHYVIGSAVGPAPYPALVRDLQRTIGDETRAQVLEAEGRLPDRVLACVGGGSNSIGMFAGFTADEGVELIGVEAAGEGLESGRHSAPLTTGARGILHGALSAVLQDDEGQILEAHSISAGLDYPGSGPEHAFLRDTRRARYVAVEDSEAVAAFKRLSVLEGIIPALEPAHAIAWALANPGGELDVITLSGRGDKDLAEVLGLE, encoded by the coding sequence ATGACCGTCGGAGTCGAGGAGCGCTTCGGCCCCTACGGGGGCCGCTACGTGCCCGAGACCCTGATCCCGGCGCTCGACGAGCTGGCACGGGCATGGGTCGAGGCCAAGGCGGACCCCGGCTACCGGGCCGAGCTCGAGGGCCTCGCGCGCGACTACGTGGGCCGCCCCACGCCGCTGTACCTCGCCGAGCGCCTGTCCGAGGCGGCCGGTCGCACGACCTATCTCAAGCGAGAGGACCTCAACCACACCGGCTCGCACAAGATCAACAACGCCGTTGGCCAGGTGCTGCTCGCCCGCCGCATGGGCAAGCGCCGCATCATCGCCGAGACGGGCGCGGGCCAGCACGGCGTGGCCACCGCCACGGCCTGTGCGCTCTTCGACACCGAGTGCGTCGTGTACATGGGCACCGAGGACATGCGCCGGCAGAAGCCCAACGTCGAGCGCATGCGCCTGCTCGGCGCCGAGGTTTCCGGGGTGGATGCCGGGGCGCGCACGCTCAAGGAGGCGGTGAGCGCCGCGATCCGCGACTGGGTGGCCAACGTGGGCGACACCCATTACGTGATCGGCTCGGCCGTGGGCCCCGCGCCCTATCCCGCGCTCGTGCGCGACCTTCAGCGCACCATCGGAGACGAGACGCGCGCGCAGGTGCTCGAGGCTGAGGGGCGCCTTCCGGACCGGGTGCTGGCCTGCGTGGGCGGCGGCTCCAACTCGATCGGCATGTTCGCGGGCTTCACCGCCGACGAGGGCGTGGAGCTGATCGGCGTCGAGGCGGCGGGGGAGGGGCTGGAGTCGGGCCGCCACAGCGCCCCGCTCACCACCGGCGCGCGCGGCATCCTCCACGGCGCACTGTCCGCCGTGTTGCAGGACGACGAGGGCCAGATCCTCGAGGCGCACTCCATCTCGGCCGGCCTCGACTATCCGGGCTCCGGCCCCGAGCACGCCTTCCTGCGCGACACGCGGAGGGCCCGCTACGTGGCGGTGGAGGACTCGGAAGCGGTGGCGGCGTTCAAGCGGCTGTCGGTGCTCGAGGGCATCATCCCCGCGCTCGAGCCGGCGCATGCGATCGCATGGGCGCTCGCCAACCCAGGCGGCGAGCTCGACGTCATCACCCTCTCGGGACGCGGGGACAAGGACCTGGCCGAGGTGCTGGGCCTTGAGTGA
- the trpA gene encoding tryptophan synthase subunit alpha encodes MSERIAAAFSDNGKAAALMPYLMGGYPDMEASRAVGEACADAGADLIELGVPYSDPLADGPVIHAAATDALAAGATVEGVIGVCEALAARLPVVLMVYANVVLAGGAEAFAGRAADAGASGLIVPDLPHDEAGELRAACDARGLALVPLVAPTSTGERLAAIGADARGFVYTVSVTGTTGERGELPEGLEHTVERVRGTTELPVAVGFGISTGEQARRVAAVADGVIVGSRIVRAAGEEGAAGVRSVVEELALALR; translated from the coding sequence TTGAGTGAGCGCATCGCCGCGGCCTTCTCGGACAACGGGAAGGCCGCCGCGCTCATGCCGTACCTTATGGGCGGCTACCCGGACATGGAGGCATCGCGCGCCGTGGGCGAGGCCTGCGCCGATGCCGGAGCGGACCTGATCGAGCTGGGCGTCCCGTACTCGGATCCACTCGCCGACGGGCCGGTGATCCACGCGGCCGCCACCGACGCGCTCGCCGCGGGCGCCACGGTCGAGGGCGTGATCGGAGTGTGCGAGGCGCTCGCGGCTCGGCTCCCCGTCGTGCTCATGGTCTACGCCAATGTCGTCCTCGCGGGCGGCGCCGAGGCGTTCGCGGGGCGGGCCGCCGACGCCGGCGCGTCCGGGCTCATCGTCCCGGACCTGCCCCATGACGAGGCCGGCGAGCTGCGCGCGGCCTGCGACGCCCGCGGGCTGGCGCTCGTCCCGCTCGTGGCGCCCACCAGCACGGGCGAGCGGCTCGCGGCCATCGGCGCGGACGCCCGCGGCTTCGTCTACACGGTCTCGGTCACCGGCACCACCGGCGAGCGGGGGGAGCTGCCCGAGGGCCTCGAGCACACGGTGGAGCGGGTGCGCGGCACCACCGAGCTGCCGGTGGCCGTAGGCTTCGGCATCTCCACCGGCGAGCAGGCCCGGCGCGTGGCGGCGGTGGCCGACGGCGTGATCGTGGGCAGCCGCATCGTGCGCGCCGCGGGGGAGGAGGGCGCCGCCGGCGTCCGCTCGGTGGTCGAGGAGCTGGCGCTCGCGCTGCGCTGA
- a CDS encoding ester cyclase: MATAADVARSYFESVSARDPEAMASHWSADGVDDLVPIGILRGPGEVRDFFRGLFAAIPDAEMTVDRISADERTAAVQWRLVGTFDGAPFQGIDPTGKRMELRGCDCLEVEGGKVVRNTAYYDGMAFARAVGMMPPLDSPAERAMKTAFNGLTKLRGALR, from the coding sequence ATGGCCACGGCCGCCGACGTCGCCCGCAGCTACTTCGAGTCCGTCTCGGCGCGCGATCCCGAGGCCATGGCCTCCCACTGGAGCGCCGACGGCGTGGACGACCTCGTGCCGATCGGGATCCTGCGCGGGCCCGGGGAGGTGCGCGACTTCTTCCGCGGCCTGTTCGCCGCCATCCCGGACGCCGAGATGACCGTGGACCGCATCAGCGCGGACGAACGCACGGCCGCGGTCCAGTGGCGCCTGGTCGGAACATTCGACGGCGCCCCCTTCCAGGGCATCGACCCCACCGGGAAGCGGATGGAGCTGCGGGGCTGCGACTGCCTGGAGGTCGAGGGCGGGAAGGTCGTCCGCAACACCGCGTACTACGACGGGATGGCGTTCGCCCGGGCGGTGGGGATGATGCCGCCGCTGGACTCACCCGCCGAGCGGGCCATGAAGACCGCGTTCAACGGCCTCACGAAGCTCCGCGGAGCGCTCCGCTAG
- a CDS encoding 6-phosphofructokinase, whose product MRIGVLTGGGDCPGLNAVIRAVVRKGVDHYGHAIVGFRDGWRGPIESAYTELTIESTRGILPRGGTILGSSRTNPFKHEGGLDRIRETLDSLHVDGLIAIGGEDTLGAANRLHEAGLPVLGVPKTIDNDLGGTDMTFGFDTAVQVATDAIDRLHTTAESHNRVLVVEVMGRHAGWIALHSGLAGGADVILIPETPFDIDEVCRLIRRRHARGRYFSIVVVAEGAVPKEGTLKVVSGEKDEFGHERLGGIGQLLEREIEGRTGFETRATVLGHVQRGGTPTAFDRVLATRLGLAAIDAANESRWGTMPALRGTHIELVPLAEVVAALRTVPPEEYEAAAAFFG is encoded by the coding sequence ATGCGCATCGGAGTGCTGACCGGCGGCGGCGACTGCCCGGGGCTGAACGCGGTCATCCGGGCGGTCGTGCGCAAGGGCGTGGACCACTATGGCCACGCGATCGTCGGCTTCCGCGACGGCTGGCGCGGCCCGATCGAGTCCGCCTACACCGAGCTCACGATCGAGTCCACGCGCGGGATCCTCCCCCGAGGCGGCACGATCCTCGGCTCCTCGCGCACGAACCCCTTCAAGCACGAGGGCGGCCTGGACCGGATCCGCGAGACGCTCGACAGCCTGCACGTCGACGGCCTGATCGCCATCGGCGGCGAGGACACCCTCGGTGCCGCCAACCGGCTGCACGAGGCCGGCCTGCCCGTGCTGGGGGTGCCGAAGACGATCGACAACGACCTCGGCGGCACCGACATGACCTTCGGCTTCGACACGGCGGTCCAGGTCGCGACCGACGCCATCGACCGGCTGCACACCACCGCCGAGAGCCACAATCGCGTGCTCGTGGTGGAGGTGATGGGACGCCACGCGGGCTGGATCGCGCTGCACTCCGGGCTCGCCGGCGGCGCCGACGTGATCCTCATCCCCGAGACGCCCTTCGACATCGACGAGGTCTGCCGCCTGATCCGCCGGCGCCACGCCCGCGGGCGCTACTTCTCGATCGTGGTCGTGGCCGAGGGCGCGGTGCCGAAGGAGGGCACGCTGAAGGTCGTGTCGGGTGAGAAGGACGAGTTCGGGCACGAGCGCCTGGGCGGCATCGGCCAGCTGCTCGAGCGCGAGATCGAGGGGCGCACCGGTTTCGAGACGCGCGCGACCGTGCTCGGCCACGTGCAGCGCGGCGGCACCCCCACGGCCTTCGACCGCGTGCTGGCCACGCGCCTCGGCCTCGCGGCGATCGACGCCGCGAACGAGAGCAGGTGGGGCACGATGCCCGCGTTGCGCGGAACCCACATCGAGCTCGTGCCGCTGGCCGAGGTGGTGGCGGCGCTGCGCACCGTGCCGCCCGAGGAGTACGAGGCGGCCGCGGCGTTCTTCGGCTAG
- a CDS encoding trypsin-like peptidase domain-containing protein: MNRLRIPNFLSGVLGGLVVLVAGAVLIATDVIDTGDTVNEVVQSPITEPAADRGDGEGLTVSEIYDRDGPGVVFIEARGVSGDSPFGTPNEGRATGSGFVLEDEGFILTNAHVVEGADDIGIRFGEGSTVEAELVGTDPSTDLAVLKVDPDEAELRPLRLGDSSEVDVGDPTIAIGNPFGLDRTVTTGIVSAIQRTIEAPNGFSIDNAIQTDASINPGNSGGPLLDATGRVIGINSQIATGGGGGSVGIGFAVPINTAKAVIPQLKEDGEVQRAYLGVSTLTVDERTAEDLNLPAQAGALVQRVFDGGPADEAGLRAGRTPTADGVTAGGDLIVKVDGVEIGESSDVAAAIADNKPGDEIEIEFFRGDDREKVTVELGERPEETPSQGGPDGGRPSPPDEPDDQGPELFPFP, translated from the coding sequence ATGAACCGCCTCCGAATCCCGAACTTCCTCTCCGGCGTCCTCGGCGGCCTCGTGGTCCTCGTCGCGGGCGCCGTCCTCATCGCCACCGACGTCATCGACACGGGCGACACCGTGAACGAGGTCGTCCAGTCGCCGATCACCGAGCCCGCCGCCGACCGCGGCGACGGCGAGGGCCTCACAGTGAGCGAGATCTACGACCGCGACGGCCCGGGCGTCGTCTTCATCGAGGCCCGGGGCGTAAGCGGTGACTCCCCGTTCGGGACCCCGAACGAGGGCCGGGCCACCGGGTCGGGCTTCGTGCTCGAGGACGAGGGCTTCATCCTGACCAACGCCCACGTGGTGGAGGGCGCCGACGACATCGGCATACGCTTCGGGGAAGGCAGCACGGTCGAAGCCGAGCTGGTCGGCACCGACCCGTCCACCGACCTGGCGGTGCTGAAGGTCGACCCCGACGAGGCGGAGCTGCGCCCGCTGCGTCTCGGCGACTCGAGCGAGGTCGACGTCGGCGATCCGACGATCGCCATCGGCAACCCCTTCGGGCTCGACCGCACCGTGACCACCGGAATCGTGTCCGCGATCCAGCGCACGATCGAGGCCCCCAACGGCTTCTCGATCGACAATGCGATCCAGACCGACGCCTCGATCAACCCCGGCAACTCGGGTGGCCCGCTCCTGGACGCCACGGGGCGGGTGATCGGCATCAACTCCCAGATCGCCACGGGCGGCGGCGGTGGGTCGGTGGGCATCGGCTTCGCGGTCCCGATCAACACCGCCAAGGCCGTCATCCCGCAGCTGAAGGAGGACGGCGAGGTGCAGCGCGCCTACCTCGGCGTGAGCACGCTCACCGTGGACGAGCGCACCGCCGAGGACCTCAACCTGCCGGCGCAGGCGGGCGCGCTGGTCCAGCGGGTGTTCGACGGCGGCCCGGCGGACGAGGCCGGCCTGCGCGCCGGGCGCACGCCCACCGCGGACGGCGTCACGGCGGGCGGCGACCTGATCGTGAAGGTCGACGGCGTGGAGATCGGCGAGTCGAGCGACGTTGCCGCGGCCATCGCCGACAACAAGCCGGGTGACGAGATCGAGATCGAGTTCTTCCGCGGCGACGACCGCGAGAAGGTGACGGTGGAGCTCGGGGAGCGACCCGAGGAGACGCCGTCGCAGGGCGGCCCGGACGGCGGTCGACCCTCCCCGCCCGACGAGCCGGACGACCAGGGACCGGAGCTGTTCCCATTCCCCTAG
- a CDS encoding TIM44-like domain-containing protein yields MPGLARRAALTAVLALIHAPAAVAAAGGGSSSFGGGGGSSGGGSSGGGGGGSGDFGLFDAVLFGLIALGVVAIFIAAGVASIRYARRRRARAAAVGRVSLAAAEDDSAFHPDMVRRWADYLFREAQAAWDARDHARLAAIVGADLLVEWTRRLDDFEAKGWHNRVELPGPVEVEYLGLVNRADDGDDRAVVRIEARLRDYVVDRNGAVIKADGATSTERTLQEWWTLGKRDSRWIVFSIEQEAEGRHNLDGRLVATPADDAERLGDAVLVDLAAQDKVAPGFTVADVADLDFDGDARAAALDLSLADARFAPDLLEAAARRVVSAWAEAVDGDDAPLEAVASPEAVRRMLHPSGDGTRLVVRGPVVRRVHIARLDAATQPPVMSIEVEVSGRRYVEDRDTAAVVSGSRSAEARFTERWTLALDGPDAAPWRIVDAAAEAVR; encoded by the coding sequence ATGCCCGGACTCGCACGCCGCGCGGCCCTGACGGCCGTCCTCGCACTTATCCACGCCCCGGCCGCTGTCGCCGCCGCCGGCGGCGGCTCGTCGTCGTTCGGCGGGGGCGGGGGCTCCTCCGGGGGCGGCTCCTCGGGCGGGGGTGGCGGCGGCAGCGGCGACTTCGGGCTCTTCGACGCCGTGCTGTTCGGCCTGATCGCCCTGGGCGTCGTGGCCATCTTCATCGCCGCCGGCGTGGCCTCGATCCGCTACGCGCGCCGCCGCCGCGCCCGCGCGGCGGCGGTCGGGCGCGTCTCGCTGGCGGCGGCCGAGGACGACTCCGCCTTCCACCCCGACATGGTGCGGCGCTGGGCCGATTACCTCTTCCGCGAGGCCCAGGCGGCCTGGGACGCCCGCGACCACGCGCGCCTGGCCGCGATCGTGGGAGCCGACCTGCTGGTCGAGTGGACCCGCCGGCTCGACGACTTCGAGGCCAAGGGCTGGCACAACCGCGTGGAGCTGCCCGGCCCGGTGGAGGTCGAGTACCTCGGCCTCGTCAACCGGGCCGACGACGGCGACGACCGTGCGGTGGTCCGCATCGAGGCCAGGCTGCGCGACTACGTCGTGGATCGCAACGGGGCCGTCATCAAGGCGGACGGCGCCACGTCGACCGAGCGCACCCTGCAGGAGTGGTGGACGCTCGGCAAGCGCGACAGCCGCTGGATCGTGTTCTCGATCGAGCAGGAGGCCGAGGGCCGCCACAACCTCGACGGCCGGCTCGTGGCCACGCCCGCCGACGACGCGGAGCGGCTCGGCGACGCGGTCCTGGTCGACCTGGCCGCCCAGGACAAGGTGGCTCCCGGCTTCACGGTCGCCGACGTCGCGGACCTCGACTTCGACGGCGACGCCCGCGCCGCCGCCCTCGACCTCTCGCTCGCCGACGCGCGCTTCGCCCCCGACCTGCTCGAGGCCGCGGCCCGCCGCGTGGTCTCCGCGTGGGCCGAGGCGGTCGACGGCGACGACGCGCCGCTCGAGGCCGTGGCTTCGCCGGAGGCGGTGCGCAGAATGCTCCATCCCAGCGGAGACGGCACCCGGCTCGTGGTGCGCGGGCCGGTCGTGCGGAGGGTCCACATCGCCAGGCTCGACGCCGCGACGCAGCCGCCCGTGATGAGCATCGAGGTGGAGGTGAGCGGCCGGCGCTACGTGGAGGACCGCGACACGGCCGCGGTCGTGTCCGGCAGCCGCTCCGCCGAGGCGCGCTTCACGGAGCGCTGGACGCTGGCGCTCGACGGGCCCGACGCGGCGCCGTGGCGCATCGTGGACGCCGCGGCGGAGGCGGTCCGGTAG
- a CDS encoding branched-chain amino acid ABC transporter substrate-binding protein: protein MAVLSCLFAALALGVAACGDDDDDEGGQGGDGGGSVTVYSSLPLQGASRPQTTAMVQGIELALQQANNQAGDVTVNYESLDDSTAQAGTWTPEATSANARRAAQDESAVAYIGEFNSGASAVSIPILNEAGLAQVSPANTAVGLTTDEPGADEGEPDKYYPTGERHYARIVPKDTIQGAALATVMKEDGCTSIGILHDKEVYGAGLARNIAGSAEEQDLEVAVNTGIDPKAANFRSVAADLRSGGVDCFVFSGITANGAVQLYKDVEAALPDAQLYGPDGVAESGFADPEEGGIPADVAEKVKVSVATLSPDEYPPEGQEFFSTFEEEYGEPNPDPYAIYGYEAMTLVLDVLERAEDPTDRASVIEALFSTQGRESVLGTYDIDENGDTTLTDYGIYTIADGELVFDQTIQAAG, encoded by the coding sequence TTGGCAGTTCTCAGCTGCCTCTTCGCTGCTCTCGCGCTCGGGGTCGCCGCTTGTGGCGACGACGACGACGACGAGGGTGGCCAGGGCGGCGACGGGGGCGGATCGGTAACGGTCTACTCCAGCCTGCCGCTCCAGGGCGCTTCACGCCCGCAGACGACGGCGATGGTCCAGGGCATCGAGCTCGCCCTGCAGCAGGCCAACAACCAGGCCGGCGACGTCACCGTCAACTATGAGTCGCTCGACGACTCCACCGCGCAGGCTGGTACCTGGACGCCGGAGGCCACGTCGGCCAACGCGCGCAGGGCTGCCCAGGACGAGTCGGCGGTGGCCTACATCGGCGAGTTCAACTCGGGGGCGAGTGCAGTCTCGATCCCGATCCTGAACGAAGCCGGCCTCGCCCAGGTCAGCCCGGCGAACACCGCCGTGGGCCTGACCACGGACGAGCCGGGCGCCGACGAGGGCGAGCCGGACAAGTACTACCCGACGGGCGAGCGCCACTACGCGCGCATCGTCCCGAAGGACACGATCCAGGGCGCCGCACTCGCGACCGTCATGAAGGAGGACGGCTGCACGTCCATCGGCATCCTCCACGACAAGGAGGTCTACGGCGCGGGTCTCGCTCGCAACATCGCGGGCAGCGCCGAGGAGCAGGACCTGGAGGTGGCGGTCAACACGGGCATCGACCCGAAGGCGGCCAACTTCCGTTCCGTGGCGGCCGACCTCCGCAGCGGGGGCGTCGACTGCTTCGTGTTCAGCGGCATCACCGCCAACGGCGCGGTGCAGCTGTACAAGGACGTCGAGGCCGCGCTGCCGGACGCGCAGCTCTACGGCCCCGACGGCGTGGCCGAGTCGGGCTTCGCCGACCCGGAGGAGGGCGGCATCCCGGCCGACGTCGCGGAGAAGGTGAAGGTCTCGGTGGCCACGCTGTCGCCGGACGAGTACCCGCCGGAGGGCCAGGAGTTCTTCTCGACGTTCGAGGAGGAGTACGGCGAGCCCAACCCGGATCCGTACGCCATCTACGGCTACGAGGCGATGACCCTGGTCCTCGACGTGCTGGAGCGCGCCGAGGATCCGACCGATCGCGCGTCCGTCATCGAGGCCCTGTTCAGCACGCAGGGCCGCGAGTCGGTGCTAGGCACCTACGACATCGACGAGAACGGTGACACGACGCTCACGGACTACGGCATCTACACGATCGCGGACGGCGAGCTCGTCTTCGATCAGACGATTCAGGCCGCGGGCTAG
- a CDS encoding EamA family transporter, with the protein MVRRPAIGYALALAAATMWSLNGSIARELLDDGVSAVRLSELRSFGSWAILVAVLAVARRDLLRVDRREIPALAFLGIAGLALVHATYFIAIDRLQIGVALTIQYLAPLLILVWLRVVHGRRVAPSLWGAVALSVAGCFLVVRAFDADGLDGLGVAAALAAAVTFAIYVVGAERAGHKHQPVTTLVWSFGFASLFWAVTAPWWSFPFAEFGSAGAVALGLGVVVIGTLLPFICMVAALRHIPGPRAAIVSTLEPVLAALFAWVIHDEALAAVQIAGGALVLGAVVWVQSHRPDLEAESAPLREAR; encoded by the coding sequence GTGGTCCGCCGCCCCGCCATCGGCTACGCCCTCGCCCTCGCCGCCGCCACCATGTGGTCGCTGAACGGGAGCATCGCCCGCGAGCTCCTCGACGACGGCGTGAGCGCCGTCAGGTTGTCCGAGCTGCGCTCCTTCGGCTCCTGGGCCATCCTCGTCGCCGTCCTCGCGGTGGCGCGCCGCGACCTGCTGCGGGTGGACAGGCGCGAGATCCCCGCGCTCGCGTTCCTCGGCATCGCCGGGCTCGCGCTCGTGCACGCGACGTACTTCATCGCGATCGACCGGCTGCAGATCGGGGTGGCCCTCACGATCCAGTACCTCGCGCCGCTGCTCATCCTCGTCTGGCTGCGCGTCGTGCACGGGCGCCGGGTGGCGCCGAGCCTGTGGGGCGCGGTCGCCCTGTCGGTTGCGGGCTGCTTCCTGGTGGTGCGGGCCTTCGACGCCGACGGGCTCGACGGGCTGGGCGTGGCCGCCGCCCTCGCGGCGGCGGTCACCTTCGCGATCTACGTGGTCGGCGCCGAGCGCGCCGGCCACAAGCACCAGCCCGTCACGACGCTCGTGTGGTCGTTCGGGTTCGCGAGCCTGTTCTGGGCGGTCACGGCCCCCTGGTGGAGCTTTCCGTTCGCCGAGTTCGGCTCGGCCGGCGCCGTCGCGCTCGGCCTCGGCGTGGTCGTGATCGGCACGCTGCTGCCGTTCATCTGCATGGTCGCGGCCCTGCGCCACATCCCCGGTCCGCGGGCGGCCATCGTCTCGACGCTCGAGCCGGTGCTCGCCGCGCTGTTCGCCTGGGTCATCCACGACGAGGCGCTGGCCGCCGTGCAGATCGCCGGCGGGGCCCTCGTCCTGGGGGCCGTGGTGTGGGTGCAGTCGCATCGCCCCGACCTCGAGGCGGAGTCCGCCCCGCTGCGCGAGGCGCGCTAG
- a CDS encoding branched-chain amino acid ABC transporter permease, with product MEAATTTAAKPAAPAPVAVARDFLAKYGLIIFLLAMPIAFGIRDLSAEGDLSRLGNNLVDGVSNGAIWALVALGYTLVYGIIELINFAHGDVFMLGSFVSVGLWGTFALTVATGALGLVVGLVVTLFVAMIATGALNVMIERVAYRPLRNAPKLAPLITAVGFSFILQNVGLLWLGGSPEGVTDLIESQDRFFEVGGVVITNGDALAFTATIPLVLGLTTFIARSRIGKAMRATAQDPEAARLMGINVDTTISFTFLLGGLMAGAAGLIYALYQTTVWYFQGFQAGLIAFTAAVMGGIGNLRGAVLGGLIIGCIQQMSDNRIGGQWTNAVVFGYLVIIMVFRPQGLLGEETREAG from the coding sequence TTGGAAGCTGCCACCACCACTGCCGCCAAGCCCGCGGCGCCGGCCCCCGTGGCCGTCGCCCGTGACTTTCTCGCAAAGTACGGGCTGATCATCTTCCTCCTTGCGATGCCGATCGCCTTCGGCATCCGGGACCTCAGCGCCGAGGGGGACCTGTCGCGTCTCGGCAACAACCTCGTCGACGGGGTCTCCAACGGGGCGATCTGGGCGCTCGTGGCGCTCGGCTACACGCTCGTCTACGGGATCATCGAGCTGATCAACTTCGCTCACGGCGACGTGTTCATGCTCGGCTCGTTCGTCTCCGTCGGCCTCTGGGGCACCTTCGCGCTCACCGTGGCCACCGGCGCGCTCGGCCTTGTCGTGGGCCTCGTCGTCACGCTGTTCGTGGCCATGATCGCCACCGGCGCGCTCAACGTGATGATCGAGCGGGTCGCATATCGGCCCCTGCGCAACGCGCCCAAGCTCGCCCCGCTCATCACCGCCGTCGGCTTCTCCTTCATCCTGCAGAACGTCGGCCTGCTCTGGCTCGGCGGCTCGCCGGAAGGCGTCACGGACCTGATCGAGTCACAGGACCGGTTCTTCGAGGTCGGCGGGGTGGTCATCACCAACGGCGACGCGCTGGCCTTCACCGCCACCATCCCGCTCGTGCTCGGCCTGACCACGTTCATCGCCCGCAGCCGCATCGGCAAGGCGATGCGGGCCACCGCGCAGGATCCCGAGGCGGCGCGCCTGATGGGCATCAACGTGGACACCACGATCTCGTTCACGTTCCTGCTCGGCGGCCTGATGGCCGGCGCCGCGGGGCTGATCTACGCCCTCTACCAGACCACCGTCTGGTACTTCCAGGGCTTCCAGGCGGGCCTGATCGCGTTCACCGCCGCGGTGATGGGGGGCATCGGCAACCTGCGCGGGGCCGTGCTCGGCGGCCTGATCATCGGCTGCATCCAGCAGATGTCGGACAACCGCATCGGCGGCCAGTGGACCAACGCCGTCGTGTTCGGCTACCTGGTGATCATCATGGTCTTCCGGCCTCAGGGGCTCCTCGGCGAGGAGACACGGGAAGCCGGATGA